Proteins from a genomic interval of Medicago truncatula cultivar Jemalong A17 chromosome 3, MtrunA17r5.0-ANR, whole genome shotgun sequence:
- the LOC11429842 gene encoding uncharacterized protein, whose translation MSSSSSSSSSMPVYQQQPPPFTVTQPSYHGASQHDSIGPLIGVLVVIIVLGIIAVMIGRLCSGRRIMGHGQYDIESWAEKKCSTCIDGRINHSIPMRVNETSTTSLPATPINTQQETRQEEQSSQNSPPNT comes from the coding sequence AtgtcatcatcttcatcttcatcgtcGTCAATGCCAGTGTATCAACAACAGCCTCCTCCGTTTACAGTGACACAACCATCCTACCATGGTGCATCACAACATGACTCCATTGGTCCTCTCATTGGAGTTCTCGTAGTGATAATTGTGTTGGGTATAATTGCAGTAATGATTGGAAGGCTATGCTCAGGAAGAAGAATCATGGGTCATGGCCAATATGATATAGAAAGCTGGGCAGAGAAAAAATGTTCTACTTGTATTGATGGCAGAATTAACCATTCAATACCTATGAGAGTAAATGAAACTAGCACCACTTCACTTCCTGCAACACCTATCAATACTCAGCAAGAAACTAGACAAGAAGAACAATCTTCTCAGAACTCTCCACCTAACACTTGA
- the LOC11434242 gene encoding transcription factor MYB73, producing the protein MDLNMNFEAINRSSSTTTSSSDSCSSETNQNKLDRIKGPWSAEEDRILTRLVEQHGARNWSLISRYIKGRSGKSCRLRWCNQLSPTVEHRPFSSQEDETIIAAHAQYGNRWATIARLLPGRTDNAVKNHWNSTLKRRAGCGGSVTVAGGGNEGGQFTFPLEDDPLTALTLAPPGNGVEDREEMVGDHRFPSPENVPTEFWDVMRGVIAREVREYVSSNFSHNSSFH; encoded by the coding sequence ATGgatttgaatatgaattttGAAGCTATTAATAGAAgctcttcaacaacaacatcatcatcagaCTCATGTTCCTCAgaaacaaaccaaaacaaactaGACAGAATCAAAGGTCCATGGAGTGCAGAAGAAGACAGAATTTTAACACGACTGGTTGAACAACATGGAGCAAGAAACTGGTCACTCATCAGCCGCTACATAAAAGGTCGTTCCGGCAAGTCATGTCGTCTCCGGTGGTGTAATCAGCTGAGTCCCACCGTGGAACACCGTCCATTTTCTTCACAAGAAGATGAAACAATCATAGCGGCGCATGCTCAATATGGTAACCGTTGGGCTACCATTGCAAGGCTTTTACCTGGTAGAACTGATAATGCTGTCAAGAATCATTGGAACTCTACGCTTAAGCGTAGAGCGGGTTGTGGTGGTTCTGTTACGGTTGCTGGAGGTGGCAACGAAGGTGGTCAGTTTACTTTTCCGTTGGAAGATGATCCGTTGACCGCGTTGACTCTTGCTCCTCCGGGGAATGGTGTGGAAGATAGGGAGGAAATGGTTGGTGATCATCGGTTTCCTTCGCCGGAAAATGTTCCGACTGAGTTTTGGGATGTGATGAGAGGTGTTATTGCAAGAGAAGTTAGGGAATatgtttcttctaatttttctcATAACTCTAGTTTTCATTGA
- the LOC11434705 gene encoding uncharacterized protein, protein MTPLLCAFLNQVKEKIGNNSFCCTFGSQQILLSCVTDELKWKLHESRQKSSKTFVRFEMPYNIWCGGCNSTTAKGVRFNAEKKQVGNYYSTKQNNASDFPSELDIFYGKHMLFKVEVAEGNLIHN, encoded by the exons ATGACACCTCTCCTATGTGCATTTCTTAATCAAGTCAAGGAAAAG ATAGGGAATAATAGTTTTTGCTGCACGTTCGGCTCACAACAAATTCTCCTGTCATGTGTCACCGACGAGCTGAAGTGGAAGCTCCACGAGAGCAGACAAAAAAGCAGCAAGACCTTTGTGAG GTTTGAGATGCCTTATAATATATGGTGTGGAGGATGCAATTCTACGACTGCAAAGGGTGTCCGGTTCAATGCAGAGAAGAAGCAAGTTGGGAATTACTACTCTACAAAG CAAAACAATGCAAGTGATTTCCCTTCCGAGCTGGATATTTTCTATGGGAAACATATGTTGTTCAAAGTTGAAGTAGCTGAGGGAAATCTTATACATAATTGA
- the LOC11421427 gene encoding uncharacterized protein, with the protein MHKHMARILIQGVIFLVIASMVAGSRSKARTKRSILVGDSEGWRAGTNYTQWAIKNSPFQINDTLVFKYPPTGNSTVVPSVYLLPNMWSYTTCEFRGAKLLGSADQGGGEGIKIELNQLKPYYFASDEGNAYDCIAGLTKFIAVPSTRSF; encoded by the exons atgCATAAACATATGGCTAGAATTTTAATCCAAGGAGTTATCTTCCTTGTGATTGCTTCAATGGTTGCAGGGTCAAGAAGCAAGGCCAGAACCAAAAGAAGCATCTTGGTTGGAGACTCTGAAGGTTGGCGTGCAGGCACTAACTACACTCAATGGGCCATCAAAAATAGCCCCTTCCAAATAAATGACACATTGG TGTTCAAGTATCCCCCTACAGGAAATTCCACGGTTGTTCCCAGCGTTTACTTGCTACCGAATATGTGGAGTTACACGACGTGTGAATTTAGAGGAGCAAAGTTGCTTGGTAGTGCTGATCAAGGTGGTGGTGAGGGGATAAAGATTGAGCTGAATCAATTGAAGCCTTATTACTTTGCCTCTGATGAAGGCAATGCCTATGACTGTATTGCTGGACTCACCAAGTTCATTGCTGTTCCATCTACACGTTCCTTTTAA